The Cellulomonas sp. S1-8 genomic sequence GCGAGAGGTAGACCGCACCGAAGATCGCCTCGAGCGTGTCGGACAGGATCGAGTCCTTGTCCTTGCCGCCGGTCGCGAGCTCACCCTTGCCGAGCAGCACGTACGCGCCGAGGTCGAGCGTGCGCGCGACCTGCGCCAGGGCACGCTGCGACACCGTGGCGGCGCGCATCTTGGCGAGGTCGCCCTCCGAGTGCCCCGGGTGGGTGCGGTACAGGTGCTCGGTGACGACGAGCCCCAGCACCGTGTCGCCGAGGAACTCCAGCCGCTCGTTCGTCGGGATGCCGCCCGCCTCGTGGGCGAACGACCGGTGCGTCAGGGCCAGCACGAAGAGCTCGGGGTCCAGGTGGACCCCGAGCTTCTCCAGGAGCGACTGCGCTGCCGTGCTCACGCGACGTCGGTGTCGACGGGTGTGCCGGTCATCAGGCCGCGAAGGTCAGACGGCCTCGTGCTCGCTGCGCACGGCCTCGGCGTAGCTGCGGCCCTTGTAGGTGCCGCACGTCGGG encodes the following:
- the rnc gene encoding ribonuclease III, which produces MSTAAQSLLEKLGVHLDPELFVLALTHRSFAHEAGGIPTNERLEFLGDTVLGLVVTEHLYRTHPGHSEGDLAKMRAATVSQRALAQVARTLDLGAYVLLGKGELATGGKDKDSILSDTLEAIFGAVYLSHGLETSRVLVDRLVSPTLAAAADLGAGLDWKTSLQELSAALGLGAPSYDVTGEGPDHARTFTAHAVVGGEVRGSGVGSAKKIAEQEAASAAWEVLRALREAQDGTTDEVPALAAAPVADVR